A DNA window from Lycium ferocissimum isolate CSIRO_LF1 unplaced genomic scaffold, AGI_CSIRO_Lferr_CH_V1 ctg1430, whole genome shotgun sequence contains the following coding sequences:
- the LOC132042250 gene encoding uncharacterized protein LOC132042250 yields the protein MKRAASNDGDGGAKKAPRMSPGPSRRSPSYSIESDPSEDPPEDSYDTDPSEDPATIPPESPIPGAEDPVEDGYDTDVSEDQAMTPPELHTSTEEDSYEADLSEPSSGTTEERISYGTPVVSESEHVSPATSESAMDFTLIWSPVSRDLSDHPLDTPSDSDAGDSGDQIGREQTDEDDSGHTSHGSSPGQTRYWSFISV from the coding sequence atgaagagggccGCTTCTAATGATGGAgatgggggtgccaagaaggcccccAGGATGTCACCGGGGCCGAGTAGGCGGAGCCCCAGTTACTCGATTGAGTCGGACCCTTCGGAGGATCCCCCGGAGGATAGTTACGATACGGATCCGTCGGAGGACCCAGctacgattcctccagagtctCCGATCCCTGGAGCAGAGGATCCCGTGGAGGATGGCTATGACACAGATGTCTCGGAGGATCAGGCGATGACCCCTCCAGAGCTTCATACCTCCACggaggaggatagttatgagGCAGATCTATCGGAGCCTTCTTCTGGGACTACGGAGGAGAGGATTTCCTACGGTACGCCAGTTGTTTCTGAGAGTGAGCATGTCAGCCCGGCTACCTCGGAGAGTGCTATGGATTTCACTTTGATCTGGTCACCTGTGAGCCGGGATTTGTCTGATCATCCACTCGATACCCCCTCCGATTCAGATGCGGGTGACAGCGGAGACCAGATAGGTAGGGAGCAGACAGATGAGGATGATAGTGGACATACCTCTCACGGCAGCTCCCCAGGTCAGACCCGATATTGGTCATTTATAAGTGTATGA